From the Caldisericum sp. genome, the window AGTTTTACCTTTGGGTCGTTCACAAAAACTACATGATTTATGAGAATTCCGCCTTTAAGTTCTGGGTGGTGCTCGAGCATATAAAGAGTAAGAGCGCCTCCCATAGAGAGACCTGCCATAAACACATTCCTGGTTCTCTTGCGAAGTTTTTCATATGCGGTTTCGATGTCGTTAATCCAGTCGGTGTATCTTACCTTGTTTAGGTCTTCCCATTTTGTTGCATGCCCGCTTAAGCGAGGCGCTTCAACATGATAGCCCTGACTTCCAAGGTATTTTGCAAGGTAGATAATACTTCCAACAGTCCCGGTAAACCCTTGAGAGACGATAACGCCAACATCTTTACTTCCAACAGCACTAAAAGGCTCGCCTTCCGGCCATACATTTGTCATTGTCTCCCCCTTGTTGGCAGCAATATAAATAGACCTCCAATTATAAGAAGAATTGGCACTATGTATCTCCTTACAGTTACCCAGAAAATGTCCTCAATTGCAAGGGCTTTCGGAAGGAAAATGAGAAGTGCTATCACAATAAATATAATACCTGTCCATATCGAGCGCATCGAAAAACGAATTACGCTTCCATATATAAGATAGCCAAGCCCGATAGATAAGAAAAGCAAGAAAAAGAAGTTTAAAGTCGTAAAGGGAAGAAGGTAGAATTCAAGAGCAAGTAAGGATAGTCCAAAAAATAGCGTTATAAGAAAGCCGAGGGTTTCGTTTTTGTGAGTGTTGCTTCTCAATACAAGAAGCGCAATGCCCATAAGGATAAAGAAAATTGCAACAAAAAGCCCAAATGAATCATGGATGGTTGTAAATTCTTTTAAAAGAAGTGTAATCCCCAGAGAAATCACAAGAAGGCCTGAAAAAACCTTCGTTTCTGTTAGGCTCATTTTTTACCTCCTATATTCTTTCTGTATAGAAATGAATTGAAAGCACTTGTGGTCCCGTGTGTGTTCCGATAACAGGTCCTAATTGTGTTAAGGAAACAGACCTATTGAGTTCTCTTTCAAGAAAGTCTCTGTATTTTTCTGCTTCTTCGAGGTTTTCTCCGTAGGCTACAGTTATGTACTTTAATCCAAGTTTTGCAATTTTCTCCTTTGTGAGTTCTAACATCCTTTCTTTCCCTCTTTCAAGGGTCCTTGGTTGTTCAAGAACATTTACAACACCCTCATCAAAGAAAAGTATTGGCTTAATTTTTACAACAGTTCCCAAAATTGCTTTTGCCTTTCCAATTCTTCCAAGTCTTGCAAGCCAGAACAAATCTGGAACAAGAAAATAAATATTCATATGCTTGTAAAGTGTGGGAATAGTTTCGAGAACTTCATTTAGAGGTTTATTTTCTTCGTAAAGCATACTTGCAATTTCCATTATCTGGTATCCAAGCCCCATTGATGTAAACTTTGAGTCAAATATGTGTATTTTGTCGCTTCCGAGTGCTTCCTTTGCTGCATTTGCAGAATTCAATGTCCCTGATAATCCTGCCGAAATGTGAATCGAGATAATTTCGTATCCTTCGCTAAGAAGTTCTCTGTAGACTTTCTCGAAGTCTTCAGGCGCTGGTTGTGTTGTTTCGGGTAGTCCTTTTGTTGTATGAAGTTTCTTGTAAAACTCGTCGTGGGTCATTTCGATACCTTCACGGTATACCTCGTCCCCAAATCTTACATAAAGCGGAACAACCTTTATGTCGTATTTCTCAAGATATGCCTTCGGCATGTAGCATGTTGAGTCTGTTACGATTTTTACTTTTTCCATTACTTTACCTCCTTATTTTTGCAAACTACACCAATGCCTAAAAGCTCGGGCCCTAGATGCGCCCCCAAAACTGGCCCAATTCTGTACTTTGTTACAGGCTTTCCGAAAACCTCTTCTACACGCTTTCTAAATTCTTCGCCTTCTTCAACATTTGCCCCATATATTGTATCAATATATTCAAAATCCTCAAACTTGTTTTTAAGCCCTTTTACTATATTTACAAGTTCCTCTGTTGCCGCTTTTCTTGTCCTACCGAATTTATAAAAGTCGATACGCCCTTCATTCAGGTGGACGATAAAATATAATTTTAAAGCAGTTACAATCTTTTCTTGAAAGTGGCTAACACGGCCGCCTTTAACAAGGTAATTTATATCCATGGGAAGGAAAAACCCAAAAATCCTGTTGTATGACTTTTCAACTTCGTTTACAATTTGTTCCCTTGAATAGCCTTTGTTTGCAAGGTCGTATGCTAAAAGAACCTTTCTTAAAAGATTTGCAGACGACGATTTTGAATCTACAACAGTAATTTTATCACTCCCAAGGATTGTTTTTGCAGCATTTGCTGAATTTACCGTGCCTGATAAACCTGTTGAAATGTGAATTGAAACAATCTCATGCCCTTCCTCAAGAAGTGGCTTATACACATCGACGAAGTCCTGAGGTGAGGGTTGGGAGGTTTCAAACATCTCGCCTTTTTTAAGCCTTTCGTAAAACTCGTCATCAGAAATTTCAACACGTTCTTTCCACTGCCCTTTTTCATTCTTTACATACAGCGGCACAACCTTTATGTCGTACTTCTTTAATTCGTCCTCATTAAAGTAAGCAGTTGTGTCTGTTACAATTTTAATCATTAAACACCTCCCACAAGATAATATGCAAGTATTGTCGAAACTATTGCAATAAACGCACCAGTAACAAATTGCATAACGGTGTGATCTTTAAGAGAAATCTTAAGATAAGAAGCAGGCAGAAGCAAAAGATACATCAAACTTCCTTTTAACCCAAAAAGAAT encodes:
- a CDS encoding DegV family protein, with the translated sequence MEKVKIVTDSTCYMPKAYLEKYDIKVVPLYVRFGDEVYREGIEMTHDEFYKKLHTTKGLPETTQPAPEDFEKVYRELLSEGYEIISIHISAGLSGTLNSANAAKEALGSDKIHIFDSKFTSMGLGYQIMEIASMLYEENKPLNEVLETIPTLYKHMNIYFLVPDLFWLARLGRIGKAKAILGTVVKIKPILFFDEGVVNVLEQPRTLERGKERMLELTKEKIAKLGLKYITVAYGENLEEAEKYRDFLERELNRSVSLTQLGPVIGTHTGPQVLSIHFYTERI
- a CDS encoding alpha/beta hydrolase; the encoded protein is MTNVWPEGEPFSAVGSKDVGVIVSQGFTGTVGSIIYLAKYLGSQGYHVEAPRLSGHATKWEDLNKVRYTDWINDIETAYEKLRKRTRNVFMAGLSMGGALTLYMLEHHPELKGGILINHVVFVNDPKVKLLPILSLFVKSMPAIGSDIKDPNVKEPSYDRTPTRGAYEMIKLLNVIQKDLDKITQPLLILKSKEDHVVPLENVDYTLKNVKSKDVKVIYLENSYHVATMDYDKDLINQYTKEFIEAHL
- a CDS encoding DegV family protein gives rise to the protein MIKIVTDTTAYFNEDELKKYDIKVVPLYVKNEKGQWKERVEISDDEFYERLKKGEMFETSQPSPQDFVDVYKPLLEEGHEIVSIHISTGLSGTVNSANAAKTILGSDKITVVDSKSSSANLLRKVLLAYDLANKGYSREQIVNEVEKSYNRIFGFFLPMDINYLVKGGRVSHFQEKIVTALKLYFIVHLNEGRIDFYKFGRTRKAATEELVNIVKGLKNKFEDFEYIDTIYGANVEEGEEFRKRVEEVFGKPVTKYRIGPVLGAHLGPELLGIGVVCKNKEVK